In one Musa acuminata AAA Group cultivar baxijiao chromosome BXJ2-5, Cavendish_Baxijiao_AAA, whole genome shotgun sequence genomic region, the following are encoded:
- the LOC135581277 gene encoding TNF receptor-associated factor homolog 1b-like isoform X3, translating to MFKIREKADRPFRCLDCQYRRELVRVYLSNVEQICRHFLEERIGKLSKFVEDKVRWPSFRAFWSETDPNARQHMSRDKTDAILKVAVKHFFIEKEVTSTLIMDSLYSGLKALEFQSKNMNGRDKSVDLEELPAPMVHVDKDLFVLADDVIVLIERVVSDSLSHQPLPSKDDKCLQNRIKDGSSGDEFNKASIERDERRLMELGRRTIEIFVLVHIFSSRIEVSYQEAVALKRQEELIREEEAAGQAENELKSKRGVTEKEKRAKKKQAKQKRNSRKGKERGKDERCNQVPERLQQETPSEERISDSFLQQEIPSVERISDSFPSERVELVTEKIGTLEDASDVSDTGDDVIEVLQPGSNDRDSSPSNWDIDTSETHLAAEASVSDVQNGQSEKRSQSAMDDSSSTCSTDSVPSVTMSGPYKGSTLQSNNNIQSRNRGKGRNEETHERMGLTNGGHIPRSETTLVDGHSHDVTGSKVSRPESEASVFSLKGEMQRLEKNLAEKEEVSLQKKLTPNDQVDSEKHSSSPSLGKKISNIPQQPKQLSVITTSVAVSTTATISVEPTSSKEQPSSNTAQTDKVPAIASRSPPIVSSIHSDALKQNTQAKINGPHQFNATSRPYSAPLIPAPRPTVPIPSAVQAVPLLSRSVSAAGRLGNDPSPTAPSFVPQSYRNAIIGKRGSCLNDDTTSCSQSVAYSHSPSMFLSSTSMLPPQTPTRMDHPSLRHGLTFGCLKPEVVHSQHLGRDDSYHESSSSSSQSFGSSLGDNMGKLNVYGKSLAQKYPAESASRVTPYHVQGTVGDEFPHLDIINDLLDDEQNVGRTARSPQYAFSRQFSFPGNLSSADTGSLGSSGQFEQLDQYYDEGFHRGYGASNNPPEGLRDGRMQQMDLLAYANRQFDGLMRNQQPYGITDLSMLGLRDADVNGYSYQLQDYFARGGNGYLYRP from the exons ATGTTCAAAATTAG GGAGAAAGCAGATCGACCTTTCCGTTGTCTTGATTGCCAATACAGAAGGGAACTGGTTCGAGTGTATTTGTCAAATGTAGAGCAAATTTGCCGTCATTTTCTGGAAGAAAGAATAGGCAAGCTTAGCAAATTTGTTGAAGATAAAGTCAGGTGGCCCAG TTTTCGTGCTTTTTGGTCAGAAACCGATCCAAATGCGAGGCAGCACATGTCAAGAGACAAAACAGATGCTATATTGAAAGTTGCTGTCAAGCATTTTTTCATAGAGAAAGAAGTTACATCAACTTTAATTATGGATTCTCTATACAGTGGGCTGAAAGCTCTTGAATTCCAGAGCAAGAACATGAATGGAAGAGATAAATCAGTAGACTTAGAGGAATTACCAGCTCCTATGGTACATGTTGATAAAGATTTGTTTGTGTTGGCTGATGATGTAATCGTTTTGATCGAAAGAGTTGTATCAGATTCATTGTCTCATCAGCCTTTGCCTTCAAAAGATGACAAGTGTTTGCAGAACCGTATAAAG GATGGAAGTTCTGGAGATGAATTTAACAAGGCTTCTATTGAGCGAGATGAAAGGCGACTTATGGAGCTGGGTCGCAGGACTATTGAAATTTTTGTCCTGGTTCACATATTCAG CAGTAGGATCGAAGTTTCCTACCAGGAGGCTGTTGCTTTAAAGAGGCAGGAGGAGCTTATTCGGGAGGAAGAAGCAGCTGGCCAAGCTGAAAATGAGCTTAAGTCTAAGCGTGGTGTTACTGAAAAGGAAAAGCGTGCAAAGAAAAAACAG GCTAAACAGAAGCGTAATAGTCGCAAAGGTAAAGAGAGAGGAAAGGATGAGAGGTGTAATCAAGTACCGGAAAGACTTCAACAGGAAACTCCATCGGAAGAAAGGATTTCAGATAGCTTCCTCCAACAGGAAATTCCATCAGTAGAAAGGATTTCAGATAGCTTCCCTTCTGAGCGGGTAGAATTGGTTACTGAAAAGATTGGTACCCTGGAAGATGCATCTGACGTGTCTGACACTGGAGATGATGTCATTGAGGTTCTGCAACCGGGATCAAATGACAGAGATTCCAGTCCTAGTAATTGGGATATAGATACATCAGAAACTCATCtggccgctgaagctagtgtcagTGATGTACAAAATGGGCAAAGTGAAAAGAGGAGCCAATCTGCAATGGACGACAGCTCCTCAACATGCTCAACTGATTCAGTCCCCTCTGTTACCATGAGTGGACCATACAAAGGAAGCACTTTACAAAGCAACAACAATATCCAGTCTCGCAACAG AGGAAAAGGTCGGAATGAGGAAACACATGAACGGATGGGTTTAACTAATGGTGGGCATATTCCACGATCTGAAACAACTCTTGTTGATGGCCATTCACATGATGTCACTGGCAGCAAGGTCTCACGACCTGAATCAGAGGCCAGTGTATTCTCCCTAAAGGGTGAGATGCAGCGGCTTGAGAAAAATCTAGCTGAAAAG GAGGAAGTTTCTCTTCAAAAGAAGCTAACTCCCAATGATCAGGTTGATTCAGAGAAACATTCTTCTTCACCTAGCCTTGGTAAAAAGATATCCAACATTCCTCAGCAGCCTAAGCAGTTGTCTGTGATAACCACCTCCGTGGCTGTTTCCACCACTGCCACCATCTCAGTGGAGCCAACATCTTCTAAAGAGCAACCATCAAGCAACACTGCACAAACTGACAAGGTTCCAGCTATTGCATCAAGATCACCCCCAATTGTGTCCAGTATTCACTCTGATGCTCTGAAGCAAAACACACAAGCAAAGATTAATGGTCCACACCAATTCAATGCAACATCAAGGCCTTATAGTGCTCCTCTCATCCCAGCACCAAGGCCTACTGTGCCCATTCCTTCCGCAGTTCAAGCAGTACCTCTACTTTCACGCTCTGTGAGTGCAGCTGGTCGATTAGGCAATGATCCTTCTCCAACTGCCCCAAGTTTCGTTCCACAGTCATATAGAAATGCCATAATTGGTAAAAGGGGATCttgtttaaatgatgatactacaTCCTGCAGCCAAAGTGTTGCTTATTCGCATTCTCCATCAATGTTTTTATCATCTACATCTATGCTTCCACCTCAGACTCCTACAAGGATGGACCATCCATCACTTCGGCATGGATTGACCTTTGGTTGCCTTAAGCCTGAAGTAGTCCACAGCCAGCACCTAGGGAGAGACGACAGCTACCATGaatccagcagcagcagcagtcagAGTTTTGGCTCAAGTCTCGGGGATAACATGGGGAAGCTCAATGTTTATGGAAAATCACTTGCACAGAAATATCCAGCTGAGAGTGCCTCCAGGGTTACCCCATATCATGTCCAAGGGACGGTAGGGGATGAGTTCCCCCATCTTGACATCATCAATGATTTGCTAGATGATGAACAGAACGTTGGAAGGACAGCAAGAAGTCCCCAGTATGCCTTCAGTCGGCAGTTCTCCTTTCCGGGTAATTTGTCTTCCGCCGACACCGGGTCACTAGGTAGCTCTGGCCAGTTTGAACAACTGGATCAGTACTATGATGAGGGCTTCCATAGGGGCTACGGTGCATCCAATAACCCTCCCGAAGGGCTGAGGGATGGACGTATGCAGCAGATGGATCTTTTGGCCTATGCTAATCGACAGTTTGATGGACTGATGCGGAACCAGCAGCCTTATGGAATTACTGATCTATCGATGCTCGGCCTGAGGGATGCAGATGTGAATGGATACTCTTACCAGCTTCAAGACTATTTTGCAAGAGGCGGGAACGGATACTTGTACCGTCCTTGA
- the LOC135581277 gene encoding TNF receptor-associated factor homolog 1a-like isoform X2, translating to MAGTITEDHGMSLRYSATEGMLSEQRCLSGDSITEWRSREQFENGAPSTSPPYWDTDDDDDCGPKPSELYGKHTWKIENFSTINKRELRGDAFEIGGYKWFILVYPQGCDVCNHLSLFLSVANHEKLLPGWSHFAQFTIAVVNKDPKKSKYSDTLHRFWKKEHDWGWKKFMELSKVYDGFVVADTLVIKAQVQVIREKADRPFRCLDCQYRRELVRVYLSNVEQICRHFLEERIGKLSKFVEDKVRWPSFRAFWSETDPNARQHMSRDKTDAILKVAVKHFFIEKEVTSTLIMDSLYSGLKALEFQSKNMNGRDKSVDLEELPAPMVHVDKDLFVLADDVIVLIERVVSDSLSHQPLPSKDDKCLQNRIKDGSSGDEFNKASIERDERRLMELGRRTIEIFVLVHIFSRIEVSYQEAVALKRQEELIREEEAAGQAENELKSKRGVTEKEKRAKKKQAKQKRNSRKGKERGKDERCNQVPERLQQETPSEERISDSFLQQEIPSVERISDSFPSERVELVTEKIGTLEDASDVSDTGDDVIEVLQPGSNDRDSSPSNWDIDTSETHLAAEASVSDVQNGQSEKRSQSAMDDSSSTCSTDSVPSVTMSGPYKGSTLQSNNNIQSRNRGKGRNEETHERMGLTNGGHIPRSETTLVDGHSHDVTGSKVSRPESEASVFSLKGEMQRLEKNLAEKEEVSLQKKLTPNDQVDSEKHSSSPSLGKKISNIPQQPKQLSVITTSVAVSTTATISVEPTSSKEQPSSNTAQTDKVPAIASRSPPIVSSIHSDALKQNTQAKINGPHQFNATSRPYSAPLIPAPRPTVPIPSAVQAVPLLSRSVSAAGRLGNDPSPTAPSFVPQSYRNAIIGKRGSCLNDDTTSCSQSVAYSHSPSMFLSSTSMLPPQTPTRMDHPSLRHGLTFGCLKPEVVHSQHLGRDDSYHESSSSSSQSFGSSLGDNMGKLNVYGKSLAQKYPAESASRVTPYHVQGTVGDEFPHLDIINDLLDDEQNVGRTARSPQYAFSRQFSFPGNLSSADTGSLGSSGQFEQLDQYYDEGFHRGYGASNNPPEGLRDGRMQQMDLLAYANRQFDGLMRNQQPYGITDLSMLGLRDADVNGYSYQLQDYFARGGNGYLYRP from the exons GTTCATTTTGGTCTACCCACAGGGTTGTGATGTCTGCAATcatctttctttgtttctttctgtTGCTAATCATGAGAAACTTCTGCCAG GTTGGAGTCATTTTGCACAGTTTACGATAGCTGTAGTTAACAAAGACCCAAAAAAATCAAAGTACTCTG ATACATTACACAGGTTTTGGAAGAAGGAACATGATTGGGGTTGGAAAAAATTCATGGAGTTGTCAAAAGTTTATGATGGCTTTGTTGTCGCTGACACTCTTGTTATCAAAGCCCAAGTTCAAGTTATTAG GGAGAAAGCAGATCGACCTTTCCGTTGTCTTGATTGCCAATACAGAAGGGAACTGGTTCGAGTGTATTTGTCAAATGTAGAGCAAATTTGCCGTCATTTTCTGGAAGAAAGAATAGGCAAGCTTAGCAAATTTGTTGAAGATAAAGTCAGGTGGCCCAG TTTTCGTGCTTTTTGGTCAGAAACCGATCCAAATGCGAGGCAGCACATGTCAAGAGACAAAACAGATGCTATATTGAAAGTTGCTGTCAAGCATTTTTTCATAGAGAAAGAAGTTACATCAACTTTAATTATGGATTCTCTATACAGTGGGCTGAAAGCTCTTGAATTCCAGAGCAAGAACATGAATGGAAGAGATAAATCAGTAGACTTAGAGGAATTACCAGCTCCTATGGTACATGTTGATAAAGATTTGTTTGTGTTGGCTGATGATGTAATCGTTTTGATCGAAAGAGTTGTATCAGATTCATTGTCTCATCAGCCTTTGCCTTCAAAAGATGACAAGTGTTTGCAGAACCGTATAAAG GATGGAAGTTCTGGAGATGAATTTAACAAGGCTTCTATTGAGCGAGATGAAAGGCGACTTATGGAGCTGGGTCGCAGGACTATTGAAATTTTTGTCCTGGTTCACATATTCAG TAGGATCGAAGTTTCCTACCAGGAGGCTGTTGCTTTAAAGAGGCAGGAGGAGCTTATTCGGGAGGAAGAAGCAGCTGGCCAAGCTGAAAATGAGCTTAAGTCTAAGCGTGGTGTTACTGAAAAGGAAAAGCGTGCAAAGAAAAAACAG GCTAAACAGAAGCGTAATAGTCGCAAAGGTAAAGAGAGAGGAAAGGATGAGAGGTGTAATCAAGTACCGGAAAGACTTCAACAGGAAACTCCATCGGAAGAAAGGATTTCAGATAGCTTCCTCCAACAGGAAATTCCATCAGTAGAAAGGATTTCAGATAGCTTCCCTTCTGAGCGGGTAGAATTGGTTACTGAAAAGATTGGTACCCTGGAAGATGCATCTGACGTGTCTGACACTGGAGATGATGTCATTGAGGTTCTGCAACCGGGATCAAATGACAGAGATTCCAGTCCTAGTAATTGGGATATAGATACATCAGAAACTCATCtggccgctgaagctagtgtcagTGATGTACAAAATGGGCAAAGTGAAAAGAGGAGCCAATCTGCAATGGACGACAGCTCCTCAACATGCTCAACTGATTCAGTCCCCTCTGTTACCATGAGTGGACCATACAAAGGAAGCACTTTACAAAGCAACAACAATATCCAGTCTCGCAACAG AGGAAAAGGTCGGAATGAGGAAACACATGAACGGATGGGTTTAACTAATGGTGGGCATATTCCACGATCTGAAACAACTCTTGTTGATGGCCATTCACATGATGTCACTGGCAGCAAGGTCTCACGACCTGAATCAGAGGCCAGTGTATTCTCCCTAAAGGGTGAGATGCAGCGGCTTGAGAAAAATCTAGCTGAAAAG GAGGAAGTTTCTCTTCAAAAGAAGCTAACTCCCAATGATCAGGTTGATTCAGAGAAACATTCTTCTTCACCTAGCCTTGGTAAAAAGATATCCAACATTCCTCAGCAGCCTAAGCAGTTGTCTGTGATAACCACCTCCGTGGCTGTTTCCACCACTGCCACCATCTCAGTGGAGCCAACATCTTCTAAAGAGCAACCATCAAGCAACACTGCACAAACTGACAAGGTTCCAGCTATTGCATCAAGATCACCCCCAATTGTGTCCAGTATTCACTCTGATGCTCTGAAGCAAAACACACAAGCAAAGATTAATGGTCCACACCAATTCAATGCAACATCAAGGCCTTATAGTGCTCCTCTCATCCCAGCACCAAGGCCTACTGTGCCCATTCCTTCCGCAGTTCAAGCAGTACCTCTACTTTCACGCTCTGTGAGTGCAGCTGGTCGATTAGGCAATGATCCTTCTCCAACTGCCCCAAGTTTCGTTCCACAGTCATATAGAAATGCCATAATTGGTAAAAGGGGATCttgtttaaatgatgatactacaTCCTGCAGCCAAAGTGTTGCTTATTCGCATTCTCCATCAATGTTTTTATCATCTACATCTATGCTTCCACCTCAGACTCCTACAAGGATGGACCATCCATCACTTCGGCATGGATTGACCTTTGGTTGCCTTAAGCCTGAAGTAGTCCACAGCCAGCACCTAGGGAGAGACGACAGCTACCATGaatccagcagcagcagcagtcagAGTTTTGGCTCAAGTCTCGGGGATAACATGGGGAAGCTCAATGTTTATGGAAAATCACTTGCACAGAAATATCCAGCTGAGAGTGCCTCCAGGGTTACCCCATATCATGTCCAAGGGACGGTAGGGGATGAGTTCCCCCATCTTGACATCATCAATGATTTGCTAGATGATGAACAGAACGTTGGAAGGACAGCAAGAAGTCCCCAGTATGCCTTCAGTCGGCAGTTCTCCTTTCCGGGTAATTTGTCTTCCGCCGACACCGGGTCACTAGGTAGCTCTGGCCAGTTTGAACAACTGGATCAGTACTATGATGAGGGCTTCCATAGGGGCTACGGTGCATCCAATAACCCTCCCGAAGGGCTGAGGGATGGACGTATGCAGCAGATGGATCTTTTGGCCTATGCTAATCGACAGTTTGATGGACTGATGCGGAACCAGCAGCCTTATGGAATTACTGATCTATCGATGCTCGGCCTGAGGGATGCAGATGTGAATGGATACTCTTACCAGCTTCAAGACTATTTTGCAAGAGGCGGGAACGGATACTTGTACCGTCCTTGA
- the LOC135581277 gene encoding TNF receptor-associated factor homolog 1a-like isoform X1 gives MAGTITEDHGMSLRYSATEGMLSEQRCLSGDSITEWRSREQFENGAPSTSPPYWDTDDDDDCGPKPSELYGKHTWKIENFSTINKRELRGDAFEIGGYKWFILVYPQGCDVCNHLSLFLSVANHEKLLPGWSHFAQFTIAVVNKDPKKSKYSDTLHRFWKKEHDWGWKKFMELSKVYDGFVVADTLVIKAQVQVIREKADRPFRCLDCQYRRELVRVYLSNVEQICRHFLEERIGKLSKFVEDKVRWPSFRAFWSETDPNARQHMSRDKTDAILKVAVKHFFIEKEVTSTLIMDSLYSGLKALEFQSKNMNGRDKSVDLEELPAPMVHVDKDLFVLADDVIVLIERVVSDSLSHQPLPSKDDKCLQNRIKDGSSGDEFNKASIERDERRLMELGRRTIEIFVLVHIFSSRIEVSYQEAVALKRQEELIREEEAAGQAENELKSKRGVTEKEKRAKKKQAKQKRNSRKGKERGKDERCNQVPERLQQETPSEERISDSFLQQEIPSVERISDSFPSERVELVTEKIGTLEDASDVSDTGDDVIEVLQPGSNDRDSSPSNWDIDTSETHLAAEASVSDVQNGQSEKRSQSAMDDSSSTCSTDSVPSVTMSGPYKGSTLQSNNNIQSRNRGKGRNEETHERMGLTNGGHIPRSETTLVDGHSHDVTGSKVSRPESEASVFSLKGEMQRLEKNLAEKEEVSLQKKLTPNDQVDSEKHSSSPSLGKKISNIPQQPKQLSVITTSVAVSTTATISVEPTSSKEQPSSNTAQTDKVPAIASRSPPIVSSIHSDALKQNTQAKINGPHQFNATSRPYSAPLIPAPRPTVPIPSAVQAVPLLSRSVSAAGRLGNDPSPTAPSFVPQSYRNAIIGKRGSCLNDDTTSCSQSVAYSHSPSMFLSSTSMLPPQTPTRMDHPSLRHGLTFGCLKPEVVHSQHLGRDDSYHESSSSSSQSFGSSLGDNMGKLNVYGKSLAQKYPAESASRVTPYHVQGTVGDEFPHLDIINDLLDDEQNVGRTARSPQYAFSRQFSFPGNLSSADTGSLGSSGQFEQLDQYYDEGFHRGYGASNNPPEGLRDGRMQQMDLLAYANRQFDGLMRNQQPYGITDLSMLGLRDADVNGYSYQLQDYFARGGNGYLYRP, from the exons GTTCATTTTGGTCTACCCACAGGGTTGTGATGTCTGCAATcatctttctttgtttctttctgtTGCTAATCATGAGAAACTTCTGCCAG GTTGGAGTCATTTTGCACAGTTTACGATAGCTGTAGTTAACAAAGACCCAAAAAAATCAAAGTACTCTG ATACATTACACAGGTTTTGGAAGAAGGAACATGATTGGGGTTGGAAAAAATTCATGGAGTTGTCAAAAGTTTATGATGGCTTTGTTGTCGCTGACACTCTTGTTATCAAAGCCCAAGTTCAAGTTATTAG GGAGAAAGCAGATCGACCTTTCCGTTGTCTTGATTGCCAATACAGAAGGGAACTGGTTCGAGTGTATTTGTCAAATGTAGAGCAAATTTGCCGTCATTTTCTGGAAGAAAGAATAGGCAAGCTTAGCAAATTTGTTGAAGATAAAGTCAGGTGGCCCAG TTTTCGTGCTTTTTGGTCAGAAACCGATCCAAATGCGAGGCAGCACATGTCAAGAGACAAAACAGATGCTATATTGAAAGTTGCTGTCAAGCATTTTTTCATAGAGAAAGAAGTTACATCAACTTTAATTATGGATTCTCTATACAGTGGGCTGAAAGCTCTTGAATTCCAGAGCAAGAACATGAATGGAAGAGATAAATCAGTAGACTTAGAGGAATTACCAGCTCCTATGGTACATGTTGATAAAGATTTGTTTGTGTTGGCTGATGATGTAATCGTTTTGATCGAAAGAGTTGTATCAGATTCATTGTCTCATCAGCCTTTGCCTTCAAAAGATGACAAGTGTTTGCAGAACCGTATAAAG GATGGAAGTTCTGGAGATGAATTTAACAAGGCTTCTATTGAGCGAGATGAAAGGCGACTTATGGAGCTGGGTCGCAGGACTATTGAAATTTTTGTCCTGGTTCACATATTCAG CAGTAGGATCGAAGTTTCCTACCAGGAGGCTGTTGCTTTAAAGAGGCAGGAGGAGCTTATTCGGGAGGAAGAAGCAGCTGGCCAAGCTGAAAATGAGCTTAAGTCTAAGCGTGGTGTTACTGAAAAGGAAAAGCGTGCAAAGAAAAAACAG GCTAAACAGAAGCGTAATAGTCGCAAAGGTAAAGAGAGAGGAAAGGATGAGAGGTGTAATCAAGTACCGGAAAGACTTCAACAGGAAACTCCATCGGAAGAAAGGATTTCAGATAGCTTCCTCCAACAGGAAATTCCATCAGTAGAAAGGATTTCAGATAGCTTCCCTTCTGAGCGGGTAGAATTGGTTACTGAAAAGATTGGTACCCTGGAAGATGCATCTGACGTGTCTGACACTGGAGATGATGTCATTGAGGTTCTGCAACCGGGATCAAATGACAGAGATTCCAGTCCTAGTAATTGGGATATAGATACATCAGAAACTCATCtggccgctgaagctagtgtcagTGATGTACAAAATGGGCAAAGTGAAAAGAGGAGCCAATCTGCAATGGACGACAGCTCCTCAACATGCTCAACTGATTCAGTCCCCTCTGTTACCATGAGTGGACCATACAAAGGAAGCACTTTACAAAGCAACAACAATATCCAGTCTCGCAACAG AGGAAAAGGTCGGAATGAGGAAACACATGAACGGATGGGTTTAACTAATGGTGGGCATATTCCACGATCTGAAACAACTCTTGTTGATGGCCATTCACATGATGTCACTGGCAGCAAGGTCTCACGACCTGAATCAGAGGCCAGTGTATTCTCCCTAAAGGGTGAGATGCAGCGGCTTGAGAAAAATCTAGCTGAAAAG GAGGAAGTTTCTCTTCAAAAGAAGCTAACTCCCAATGATCAGGTTGATTCAGAGAAACATTCTTCTTCACCTAGCCTTGGTAAAAAGATATCCAACATTCCTCAGCAGCCTAAGCAGTTGTCTGTGATAACCACCTCCGTGGCTGTTTCCACCACTGCCACCATCTCAGTGGAGCCAACATCTTCTAAAGAGCAACCATCAAGCAACACTGCACAAACTGACAAGGTTCCAGCTATTGCATCAAGATCACCCCCAATTGTGTCCAGTATTCACTCTGATGCTCTGAAGCAAAACACACAAGCAAAGATTAATGGTCCACACCAATTCAATGCAACATCAAGGCCTTATAGTGCTCCTCTCATCCCAGCACCAAGGCCTACTGTGCCCATTCCTTCCGCAGTTCAAGCAGTACCTCTACTTTCACGCTCTGTGAGTGCAGCTGGTCGATTAGGCAATGATCCTTCTCCAACTGCCCCAAGTTTCGTTCCACAGTCATATAGAAATGCCATAATTGGTAAAAGGGGATCttgtttaaatgatgatactacaTCCTGCAGCCAAAGTGTTGCTTATTCGCATTCTCCATCAATGTTTTTATCATCTACATCTATGCTTCCACCTCAGACTCCTACAAGGATGGACCATCCATCACTTCGGCATGGATTGACCTTTGGTTGCCTTAAGCCTGAAGTAGTCCACAGCCAGCACCTAGGGAGAGACGACAGCTACCATGaatccagcagcagcagcagtcagAGTTTTGGCTCAAGTCTCGGGGATAACATGGGGAAGCTCAATGTTTATGGAAAATCACTTGCACAGAAATATCCAGCTGAGAGTGCCTCCAGGGTTACCCCATATCATGTCCAAGGGACGGTAGGGGATGAGTTCCCCCATCTTGACATCATCAATGATTTGCTAGATGATGAACAGAACGTTGGAAGGACAGCAAGAAGTCCCCAGTATGCCTTCAGTCGGCAGTTCTCCTTTCCGGGTAATTTGTCTTCCGCCGACACCGGGTCACTAGGTAGCTCTGGCCAGTTTGAACAACTGGATCAGTACTATGATGAGGGCTTCCATAGGGGCTACGGTGCATCCAATAACCCTCCCGAAGGGCTGAGGGATGGACGTATGCAGCAGATGGATCTTTTGGCCTATGCTAATCGACAGTTTGATGGACTGATGCGGAACCAGCAGCCTTATGGAATTACTGATCTATCGATGCTCGGCCTGAGGGATGCAGATGTGAATGGATACTCTTACCAGCTTCAAGACTATTTTGCAAGAGGCGGGAACGGATACTTGTACCGTCCTTGA